The window GATGATTTCCCGTCGCTGTGCCTACTGGAGAACCCTCCTAGGAGAACCAGCGAGCAGCAACCAAACGTCAGTCACTGTTCATTTACCGCGAGTACAGCCATTTACCGTGGATGGACTCCGTAAACTCATGGAGAAAGTTTCCAGGAGGGAGTCGCTATGAGCACTGTGCAACTGCCTTCCGATCAACTCGCCGCTCTCCGTCCGGAAGACGTGCAGCTTTATTTGTCGAGTCACGGTTGGAAACGCGACGATTCCGCTTCGACTGCCCAGGGCAACGTCTATCGGTTTCCCTCACAGCATGATGCGGAGGCCTGGATTCCTGGCCGTCGTGACTTGGCCGATTATCTGGAGCGGATGGCCGACATCGTCCAGATGCTGTCGGCCGTCGAACAGCGTAATGTGTGGCAGATTTTGGCGGATTTATCGTCGCCGCCTGCGGACGTGCTGCGACTGCAAGTCTCGGCACCTGATGCGACGCTCGGAACGTTGCCACTCGACGAGGGTATTCGGCTAATCGAAGGTGCACGCTCGCTGCTGCTCGCGTCCGCATGCAGTGCCCGCCAGCCGGCCGCATTTTTCCCTCGCCAGGCGTATCGAGAAGCCGTTGAGTTTTTGCAAAGCTGTCAACTTGGCCAGACCGAACGCGGAAGTTTCGTGGCTAAGATCGTCGCTCCGGTTCCGCCTCAAATCAATCGCCAGAGCAGCTTCCTGGAGCCGGACGACGCCGCGTTTATCGCATCGGAACCCTTCGCCCGTCAATCGACCGTTCGGCTGATGACCGGCCTGCGTCACATTCGCGGCGCAATCGACAGTGGGAACTACGATCAAATCCTTAGCGGTGTCGACGTCGGCGTGAGTGCGAATCTCTGCGAAGCCATTGCGTCGATCCAGCCCGAGGGAGACCAGTCACAGCTCAAAATCCGCATGAGCTGGTCTCCCAGCCGCCCAACTCTGCCTGTCGCGATTGAAAGCACTGTTGGCTTCTCTCAGACAGCCTTCGAAATTGTGAAGGAGGCTGGACGAAAACTTCGGGAAGACACGTCCGTCTCGCGAAAGCGGATCGAAGGTCGTGTCATCAATTTGAAAGCCGACCCCTCGTTGCTTGATGATTTCGAGGGAACAGTCGTACTGCGGGCTGACATTGGCGGAAGTGCGACGCGAGTACAAGTCCTCTTGACCGCCGCCGATTACAAGAAGGCGTGCGACGCTCATCGCGATGGATTGACCGTGGCTGTCACGGGGTTGCTTCAAAGAGAAGCCAAGCTCTACCACCTCTTGCAGCCCCAAAACTTTTCTGTCGTACCAACTCCGTGACCTCATCGGCCAACACATTATGTCCAGACCCCGCGTGCTCATTAAACAGTGGCTGCCGATCGATCAAATCGGGGCGGAGTGCATGCGTGAGCGGGGAGCTTCGTCGGCGTTGCCGCCGCTGTATTTTCTGCACGTGTGGTGGGCACGCCGGCCGCTGACCGTGAGCCGGGCGGCGATTCTGGCAAGTCTGCTTCCGGCCTACCCGACAGGAGAAGACGAGAGCGAGCAGCCGTGGCCTGAGAAGTTTCTGAAACGGTTTCCAACCTTCGAGAGCTACAAGGAATGGTTTCTAAGGCTGATCGGGATTCAAGGCGACGTGGCATCGGCTAGAAAGTTGCTTGAGTGGGCAAAGTTACAAGGGAAGCCAATTCCGAATCCCTATCCTGGACCTCGTGCTTACACCGTCAATTGCAATGCAGAGCAATTGGAAGAATTGTATGACATGTTGGAATGGGTATGGGGCACTCGTCAGATCACATTCTGCGATCCAATGTCTGGCGGCGGCAGCATCCCCTTTGAAGCATTGCGATACGGGCTTTCCGTTTTCGCGAATGAGTTGAACCCCGTCGCCTCGGTAATCCTTAGAGGAACTTTGGATTACCCGGCAAGGTTTGGTTCCTCCTTGGTATCCGACATTCGCACCTACGGAAAAGCATGGGGCGAGCTGGTTCAAGAACGATTGCGGCCATTCTTTCCGACAGTGCCGGAAACTTCGGTGGGCGCGTGCTTCATGTGGGCTCGTACAGTTGCTTGCCCCACAACAGGAAAGGTCGTGCCACTATCGCCTCATTGGTGGCTGAGAAAAACTGGTGAGCCCGTGGCTATCAAGGTAATCGCCGATGAGGATGACGCTACGTGTCGATTTGAAATCGCAAAGGGCAAGGCACAGTGTGCAAAGCTCAAGCCAGACGTTGGGACTATAAAACGCGGAACAGGAAGAAGCCCCTGGACTGGCGATACAATCGACGGCGACTACATCAAAGCAGAAGCCCAAGCTGGACGGATGGGCGAACAACTCATTGCAGTCGGCTTGAAGACTTCCGGCGAGTTCTTATTCCGCTCACCGACCACCGAAGATGCAAAGTGCTTCCAATTGAGCGTTGATGAAGTGAAGCGGCGTCGACCGGACTGGGAACGGGCCAACCTGATTCCCAATGAGCCTCGCAAAGAAGGGCGAGCAGATTGGGCATGTGAGATTTATGGGATGCATCGCTGGAGTGATACATATCTTCCGCGACAGCTTTTGACGCTTATCGCGATGAAAGAGGCCCTCGACGAGGTTATCGAGTCGGCATCGAAAACTCTTGGAAGCGAGCGAGCCACGGCATTGCGCCTGTATTTCTCGCTCGCGCTCGATATTGCCGCGTCATACAACTCGAAGCAAGCGTGCTGGGATACATCGCGACAAAAGATCGCAAGTGCATTTGCACGACATGACCTTAGCATGCGATGGAGTTTTGGTGAGATCGACGGCAGTTCCAATTTAGTCCCGTGGGTCGTGTTTCAAATCGAAGATGCTTACCAGAAGATAACTCGCCTGATGCTGCCTCCTCCAGCATCCCTTTTTGGCGAAAAAGGGACGCCCCCGCTTGAGCGTCTAGTCTTCCGCACCGGAGTCGCTCAAGACATTCCGGAGCTTGAAGCAAAGAGCGTCCGTTGTATCACTGTTGACCCTCCATACTACGACAACGTGAACTATGCAGAGTGCTCGAATTATTTTTACGTTTGGATGAAACGCACAATGGGAGGGACGTTTCCATCACTGTTTGAAACGGAACTCGCCAACGAAGATGACGAAGCGATCATGAACGTCGCTCGTTTCAAGGACATGGGGCGCAAGGCCAAAGAACTTGCCATTCGCGATTACGAAAACAAGATGGCGGCATGCTTTGCAGAAATGCATCGAGTGTTGGCTGACGATGGCGTCTTGACTGTCATGTTTACGCATAAGCAAATCGAGGCTTGGGACACGCTCGGAAGCGGATTGGTTAGGGCAGGATTTCAAATCGACTCGTCATGGCCGATTCACACGGAGAGTGAAGTCAGCCTTCATCAGGCGAAGAAGAATTCGGCTGCCAGTACGATCATGCTTGTGTGCCGTAAGCGAGAAAAGTCGTCAGAGCCCGTTTGGTGGGACGACCTCAAGGGCAAAGTCCGCAAGGTGGCCCGTCAAAAGGCCGAGGAATTCGAGAAGCAAGGCATTCGAGGCGTCGACCTTTACATCAGCACTTTTGGTCCCGTGTTGTCTATCATTTCCGAGAACTGGCCGGTCCTCACCAGTGAAACGGACGCGAAGACTGGCGATCCACTGCCACTCAAGCCAGGCGAGGCACTCGACCTTGCCCGTGAAGAAGTCATCAACTTGCGAAAGCAAGGCCTGCTGCTCGGCCGGTCAGTTGAGTTCGACCCCGTCACCGACTGGTATCTCATGGCGTGGGACGCCTTCCGTGCTCAGGAATTCCCCGCCGACGAAGCCCGCAAGCTGGCCCTCGCCTTGGGGCTCGACCTGGAGAAGAACGTCATCAAGGACAAGAAGCTAGTCTCCAAGAAGTCGGGAACCGTCGTGCTTTGCAAGCCGGCCGACCGCCGCAAGAAAAACATGGTCGACGAGGACGCGGAGTCGTTTCCGCATCTCATCGACGCCCTGCACACGGCGATGATGATCTACGACGAAGAAGGCTCCAAAGCCTGCCAGGTCTTCGTCGACCGCCAGGGCCTGCGAAACGACAGCCGCATCAAGGCACTGGCTCAAGCGATGTTGGAAGCCATCCCCACCACACGCGGCAAGGACGGCAAGTTCCTTCGCCCCGAAATGACCACGCTCGACGCGATGCGAGTTCTTTTCTGGGACGACCTACCGGCCCCCAAAGAAGAAGAGCCGCCCAAGCTCGACCCCCAACTACAAATGGGCTTCGCAGCCGACGAAGAGGACGAGGAGGAAGAAACGGACGAGGATTCGGAAGAGGAAGAAGTCGAGGAATAGCTCCCATGCTGTACGAGCCAGTCCAAAAAAATCGACTCTTCGCTGCCGGATTGAAATACTCCGACATCACTTGGACATCGATTGCAGATATTCTCAATGCTTTCGAGAAGCGAATCGACCAATGGTATCTCGCTCCAGTGCGACTTTTGCGTCAGCAGCCAGGTCAGCACGGAGCGTTTGCGGCGATGTCGATAAGTTGCCTTCTTGTAGACTGCCTTTGCCAGTTCCACGCCGGGAAGGTCACTTCGAATCGGACCCTATTTACCAAGTTTGTCGAAAAACAACTTCCGAACTACAAGCGGCCAATTTCACCGCCGATTGAATTCCCGAAGGTTGACTCCCACAACTGCACATACGAATTGGATGCCGCAGGAGCTATCAAGACCCGCAGGCTCAGCAGTGTCGCTGACGCCCTGTATTACATCTATCGCTGTGGCCTACTCCATTCCGCACACGCCCCATTGTGTGGCGTAATCTCTGGGCTTTCGACGCGACGATTCAGCATAAGAAAGAAGAGCCTTGCGAAATACGGCTCGATCGGCACAGCAGGCGGAGACTGTCCCGTCATCGTCATCGAACCTTGGAAGCTGTTCGACGACGTGGAGACATTCTTCAAAAGGTATCTTGGCAAGTTGAAAACGGCATCGCCGACGGATGCAATCAGAAGGCACTTCAACGCCAAATTCGAGGACTGTTTTGGAGTCTCCATTGCGTCAGCCGTGTGAACTCAATGGCAAACCTTCGCGACCTCAACTTGAATATCTCCTACGGGCCGAGCAACGATCGGCTCCGGGAGTTCTTCATTCCCGCGATGGCGGCCAGCATCCGCTACGACCGGGCCGCAGGCTACTTCTCCAGCACGATGCTCGCCGTCGCCGCGGCTGGAGTGACGCGGCTGATTCTGAACGGCGGCAAGATGCGGCTCCTGTGCGGAGCCGATCTCTCAGAGGCCGATGTTGAAGCAATCCGCCAAGGTCATGAGACGCTGGCCGGACAGGTCGAAAAGCGACTCATCACGCGATTGGTGTTGCCCGAGTCGGATTTCGTCGAGAATCGGCTGAAATCCTTGGCTTGGCTCGTCGGTACTGGGCAGTTAGAGATTAAGGTCGTACTTCCCACCGATGCGCGTGGCCGTCCGCTGCCGGCGACGAAGACTGACTGCTACTACCATCCCAAGGAGGGTGTGTTCACCGATTCCGACGGAAACCAGGTCGCCTTCTCTGGTAGCGTCAATGAATCGGCCACGGCTTTAGAAGACAACTATGAGTCGTTCTCGGTCTTCAATACCTGGGATACTCCAGCCTATGTCGGCAACGTGCGTGTGAAGTTCGACAAGTTATGGGAGGCTCGCGAACAGGGATGGATCGCGATCCCTATTCCGGACGCCGCAAAGCAGAAGCTGCTGAAGTATCGACCGGATAGACCGCCAAAGGAGGAGTTTGGCGTCAATGAGCCCGAAGAGCAGACGCCGCCACCGGAAGATCCGAAGGTTGACGCTGAACAGCGTGAGCGAATTATCTTTCAATTCCTCCGCGACGTGCCGTATCTACTGAATGCAAACCGGCTGGGCCTGGAAACTTGCACGGTGCAACCTTGGCCGCATCAATCGCGAGTCTCGGATACGATCGTCAAGCGGTTTCCAGAGCGATTTATGCTCTGCGATGAAGTGGGGCTTGGGAAGACGATTGAGGCGGGCCTGGCAATCCGGCAGCTTGTGTTATCTGGCGTCGCCAAACGCGTGCTGATCCTCGTGCCCAAAAGCGTGTTGGTTCAGTGGCAAGAGGAACTGTACGAGAAATTCGTGCTGAATGTGCCGCGATACGACGGCGGCACCTTCTACGATGTATTCAAGCGCGAGCTTCCCAGCGTCGATAGCGACAATCCTTGGAACAGCCGCCCGATTATCCTCGCATCGAGCCATCTGGCTAAGCGTCGCGAACGACAGCAACAACTGCTCGCGGCGGACGATTGGGATCTGGTCGTGGTGGACGAAGCCCACCATGCTCGACGCAAGGATTTTCAGAACACGGACCTCTTCCGTCCAAATCG of the Pirellulales bacterium genome contains:
- a CDS encoding DUF1156 domain-containing protein translates to MLIKQWLPIDQIGAECMRERGASSALPPLYFLHVWWARRPLTVSRAAILASLLPAYPTGEDESEQPWPEKFLKRFPTFESYKEWFLRLIGIQGDVASARKLLEWAKLQGKPIPNPYPGPRAYTVNCNAEQLEELYDMLEWVWGTRQITFCDPMSGGGSIPFEALRYGLSVFANELNPVASVILRGTLDYPARFGSSLVSDIRTYGKAWGELVQERLRPFFPTVPETSVGACFMWARTVACPTTGKVVPLSPHWWLRKTGEPVAIKVIADEDDATCRFEIAKGKAQCAKLKPDVGTIKRGTGRSPWTGDTIDGDYIKAEAQAGRMGEQLIAVGLKTSGEFLFRSPTTEDAKCFQLSVDEVKRRRPDWERANLIPNEPRKEGRADWACEIYGMHRWSDTYLPRQLLTLIAMKEALDEVIESASKTLGSERATALRLYFSLALDIAASYNSKQACWDTSRQKIASAFARHDLSMRWSFGEIDGSSNLVPWVVFQIEDAYQKITRLMLPPPASLFGEKGTPPLERLVFRTGVAQDIPELEAKSVRCITVDPPYYDNVNYAECSNYFYVWMKRTMGGTFPSLFETELANEDDEAIMNVARFKDMGRKAKELAIRDYENKMAACFAEMHRVLADDGVLTVMFTHKQIEAWDTLGSGLVRAGFQIDSSWPIHTESEVSLHQAKKNSAASTIMLVCRKREKSSEPVWWDDLKGKVRKVARQKAEEFEKQGIRGVDLYISTFGPVLSIISENWPVLTSETDAKTGDPLPLKPGEALDLAREEVINLRKQGLLLGRSVEFDPVTDWYLMAWDAFRAQEFPADEARKLALALGLDLEKNVIKDKKLVSKKSGTVVLCKPADRRKKNMVDEDAESFPHLIDALHTAMMIYDEEGSKACQVFVDRQGLRNDSRIKALAQAMLEAIPTTRGKDGKFLRPEMTTLDAMRVLFWDDLPAPKEEEPPKLDPQLQMGFAADEEDEEEETDEDSEEEEVEE